ACTGAAAATTTAACTAAGTGAACCAGTGATCTACACCTCAGCATGCTTTAGATGAttattgtttcaatacagaataCTAAGTGTGTTGCACTATCGTTCTGCCTAACTATGTTGCAACTTCTCAACCTTTATGGATAAATGTGGTTACCATACAAAAGTTCTTAGTGAAGTATCTGACTAATTGGGAAACAAAAAAATGGTAATTTGTTCAGTTACAAATCTATTATAAAATATAGTCCAAATGTAATGAGAGAAAATCCCAACATGAAGCTTCACCATATAGTCTGGTCAACTGGAAGTTCACTGATTTTCTAGAGCCTGAAAATGAATTTCACGTTGAAATTACTTGGTGTAATATTTGAGGGGTTTGCATAGATTCGTTCAAAATGGAATGCCAAATGACTGATTGCTAGCTCCTGGTTAATACTTCCTGCAGCATTGTTCCAGGTGAAAAATAATAGTTTATTCTGAAGAGTTGTTATCTTTTCCTCTGTTTCAATTGTTTCTGAAAAGTGTGGTAATTGCTGCCATTTCATTACATGTTAATTTCCATTTTTCTACAATGCCTTCACTGGACCAGATTGTTTTTGAACCATTGTGGCAAGTACTTTCTTTCCGGTTAGTATTGGTGGGTATTCTCATTTAGTTGCTAGCATGCTATGTTTTTGTTATCTAGTCAGATTTTTATACCTTTCTATAAAATTGCTGAAACTATTATTCAGAGTTAGTTCATTCAATCCATGCTGCCTGCCTGCAACTTGTGTCTTCCTATCCATTTCCTGGGGTATCAATTGGTTCAGGACCAGGTGTGATCTGCTTCCCATAATCTTTGAGGTATTAATTGGGGAGGGCAGTGGTGGACAGTAATTTTTTGCAAATAACTATATTAATTTCTTCAGCCAATTTATACAAAGCAGGAGGAGGAAATGCATACTTTATTAGTTTTAGGAAGGGTCTACTATATTTTCCTACATTCAGTTCAGATTATATCCTTTCAGGAATGCTGGTTTTAAATGTAAATAATGACAACTTGTAGTATATGTATTAATGCATATTTTCTTTTATTTGATAAGATATCCtacttttaaaaaataataagagAACATTGTTTCTATTTTTAAATATGCCTAACTCTTCCCTCACTCTGAAATCTGATATTTGACAGATCTTGGATATATTTGAAACTTCCTCAATCTGGGCATTTGCTCTGGTGACCAAGTTCAGTGAATACTGCAAATAGTATGTGCATGTTATTAATATTTGTGGCAGTAGTGTGTGTTTGTACATGCATGTGTATAGCCTTTGATTTGTGCCATCAGTGGTTTTTGTAGCTTTTCTGTATCGTTTTGCCGTTGCCCTCAGAGTGTTCTTTCTGTTGTTTGGTGCTCAGGCAAAAAACTTAAAAAATGTTCAGGTGACTTCAGTTGCATTTCaagaatggtttaaaaataaaGACAGTCCATGATGTATTTTTTTTACTCATGTAAAGTTGCTTGAAAGCATAGATGCTGCAGTATAGAATCAGTGATGCAATTATAAACATTAAAATGTATGGGATTGCTCAAAGCTATTTCAGACAGTTTAGTGAGGTTCGAAGGTTTGTGAGACTGATAGATTTTAAATTTCCTGTACTTCCCATGATTCTGATCAAAACTATTGAAAAGTCTGTATATTTTacaaattaaaggaattatatacTGAATAACGATATTGTAAAAACTGAATAAGATAGTTAATTACTTCAGCAACCTTTATTTGGTTAACTATAGTGATAGCAGCAGTTGGAGTTTTCAAGTCCACAGCGCTCTGTTCAGAATGAGCTAACTGTTTCATTTTATGTTTTGACAGGTGAGAAGCCTTTTAAATGCGATCAGTGCAACTATGTAGCATCAAACCAGCACGAGGTGACAAGACATGCTAGACAAGTTCACAATGGACCCAAACCATTAACGTGTCCTCACTGTGAATACAGAACAGCTGACCGCAGCAACTTCAAAAAGCATGTTGAGTTGCATGTGAACCCACGCCAGTTTCTGTGTCCTGTTTGCAAATACGCAGCTTCCAAGAAATGTAATTTGCAGTATCACATAAAGTCCAAGCATCTACATTGCACTGACATTACCATAGATGTGTCAAAGGTGAAATTGCGTACCAAGCGACTTGAACTGGATGCTCCTCTTGCtaaaatgggcaagaaaatgccAGACAAATTGCACCTGAAAAGATCTGAGAATCTGGATAAGAAGACCACTGGCAAGGCAGAGAAAACTACAGCTGTAGCAAAGGAGTACAGTTTGGACACCAGCTCGAAGGTGAAAACCCGAAATCATAAAGTTTTCAGTCACAAGCACCTATCAAGAAAAAGAGATAGTGATACAGAGAAAGCAAGGAAAATCAAGGGCACCAAACGGAGGAGAAACTTAACAGTAGAGGGATCTTTGCAACAGGAGAAAACAGAAGAAAATGAAGCACCTAGTGAAGCAAAAAGGAGAAAAATAAGGAAGGCTAAAGAATTGAATGAATTTGAAGCAAAGAGAAGTAGAATCAAATTAGACAAGGCCTCACACAGGAAAAATCTTAAATCCAAACAAGTtaagaagaaaaacaaaaaatatataaaagctGGTGAACATTCTACTGGTGGTGGTTCAGATAAATGTAAGAAATCTGATCAGCCTGAGCAACAATTAATTGTGtctaaaaagaaaaaagattctTCCAGAAATTCTTCATGCAGTAACCCTTCTGTTGAAGCTACAcacaaaaaagaatctcagaattTGGAACCACTCGGGGACAAAGCAAAGAATAAAACTCCAGTTTGTACTGTTACTGAACAAAATGAAAATGCTTCGAATGTGCATTCTGCAGAAAATGCTAGCAAAATTGTTCAGAAAATTGCAAGAGAGTCCCAAACTGCTTTTGACCATCCTAAACTGGAGGAACCAATGTTGACTGAGACATTGACTGTGGAGGAAACTCCCGTAGCTTCCACAGAACATGGTGGGGCATTAGTTTGTAGTTCTGGACAAGTGGAAGGTGCTGCTCACACATCTAAGACCTGCAATTATTTGAATAACTTGGAACCAAAAGGAATGAGTGCAGAAAATAACTTGATTTCTGATGCTGATCAAGAAAAGGATGCTCAGGTGATCAATATTGAGCTTGCTTTTGAAATTTGCAACTCAAACAATTCAAATGCTGACCAAGATGGCGTGGCGTACCAGGATGAGGGCCACAATGGCATGGATGATCAGATGAAAGTTGAAGATAAAACAAATAAGCATATATTAGACATCCAGGATGATCAGAACAGGTTGCAGGATGATGTGAGCAAGGCTTCAGATGCATTGGATGACCAAAATAATCATCAGGATTCTACACACAAGATCCAGAATGGTCAGCGAAACCAAGACCAGCTCCAGGATGATGGTGATGAGGATGTGAAAAACAAGCAAGAACAGAACAAGAAACAGAAGAAGGATGTGATGATGGAAATAGATGAAGATGAAGGCATTCATAGCCATGAAGGAAGTGAAACCAGTGAAGATTCAGAAGGGAGTGATGACTCTGGTCTGAATGGAGCAAAGCCTACTCCTGATGATAAGATTAACAAAAGGACACCAGAGGATGTGAATGATGTTCCAGGAAATTTTGTTTGCATATTCTGTGATCGTATATTTGGCGTGAAAGGAGAGTTTACTAAGCACCTTAATCGCCACCTAGTAAATGTATACTATCTTGAGGAAGCAGCAAAAAACCAGGAATAAATGCAGTCCCAAGATTTGGCAAGTTTGCTGTAGAATATTAATCATAGTTATTACAAAATGCTCAAATCACTCAAAAATTGTATGTGATCGGCTACTACGTTCAGTCATTTTTGTTTCCCCATAATGTCTGTTTCCTTACTTTCCCCTTTTTTTGACCCACTTCATTACATCCTCAAAAGTTACAGCAACTTCTACAATTAGTTCAGCAACATAAATGGTTCTTTCTGTCTTCCCTAATTTCCAGAGGTTTTCTTTCTGAATCACTAAGTAAACCTGATACCGACTCATTATAAATTTCCAGGTAAGAGACACGTAATAGAAATTCTCTGTTTTGCCTATCATTAATAActttgaataaattacagattgcCAAAGGAATAAGACCTGGAGTGATTtggatttgtttttttaaaaactttccttCACTGAATTTTTCATTGCTAACTGCATGTAGTTTTTTGCTCATAATTCAAAGATAGTAGAAACACATTCATATTCAATAGCTAAATTTGTTAATTGTGCTTTGTACCTGTTAATCAACCACTGATTTTGATTTTTCATTGCACTATTTTTACTCAAATTGTATCATTTAATCTAATTCAGTTGTTCTTTTGTGTCCCTTTGTAAATACTTGGTAACACTGGACATCAATGTTGATTTTTCTGCTTTTACATGATCTGGGATTTAAGCTGACCTACAATACTTGCTGTAGCTGTTTATAGTTCTAAAACTCAAGCTAGTGGTTTACTGGAGAAATCAGACTGTTGAGTGTTTGATTTGGGTGCTTCTCTGGTAATACTAAAATAATGCCTTTTGCCAAGCAGTCTTGCATTTCAAGGGCGTTTGATGCATTTGTGTGCAATTTGGATTTAAACTTTGATGCGCAATGCATGGAATTAGTCTGTTTCATAAATATGCAGTTTAggcactgtttcattaaaattagCTACTATCTTTATAAATTACTTTCCTTAAATCGACAGCACAGTATTTTCTGATTATATGTTAAAACTATCTTCCATTTTATTCAAATCACAGGAGAGAGCACTTTGCAAGATGATAGCAGATCTCATGTAACCAATGTCATAATACTCATTTAGGAGTCTAGAAAACAGTTTCTTGGTAGCTTCACAAAAAAAAGATCCAATATGGTGCTTAAACAGCTTATAAAATTGCACGAAATAAGTAATCAACTATGCAATATAATTAGTGCTAGTTTATACATAGAAATGTTTTTCTGtatcatgtatttatatttgtgtgtttAACCAACAGTTTGGGACTTGACCATTAACCAAGCCACTAACTGATTGAGAGTGCTGCCTGGTAAATGCGAAGTATTTCCCATTTGTATTTGACAGTAATGTGGTTTTCAAAAGTTGTCAAGCATCCCAAATAAGTGGAGGTGTAAAAATCCCTGTCTTGTTTCCTTTTCAGTTGGATAAAGTCTTGCTGCATTCTGTGCAGAATTTCCTGTGAACATCTGTAAATTGGTTTATAAATGGATCTGATTTGATCCCAATTTGAGTAAATTTGTTTCTAACTAGTGCACCTCTATAATGGTGAGAACTTGTTGCAGTGTTGGATCTGCACTAAAATGCTGCCTTCCAGACACAGAAAGAGCATTGCATGAACTTATAATTATTAGAGTGCAACGCTGAAAGATTTGATCACCTCTGATAGACCTAGATAGTGTGTTGGTATGGCCAAAGAATATAAAGAACTGTGATTTCCATTTGTGATTTCTTCTTCCAAATTAATATGTTGTGTTCAGTATGTTTGAAGTAGCCACTTTGAAGAATATGAAAAATAATTTAAATACTGAATAGCATTTTTTGCTTTGACAATCACGTTGAAAAAGTCATGTATGTCTGTGATCAAATTAAAACCTATTTATATGGATTTTTAACTGCAATCTGCTTGTTTTATGGTTTGCAGTACAATACTCTTACACAAATTTTGCAGTCATGTTAAATTGTAGTATACAATTACAGTTAAAAATCTGTAACAATAGAGCTTGAATAATGAATGCTGTAAGAGGTCTGGAAATGTGAAAAATGCTTGGATTCTTTAGATCTAGAATATTTTAGTGCATGGCTTAGTGTACTCTTGATATTAAAATTCTTAATGGTTATTCCAGTCTCCCAACAATAACTGCAATAAGTAGTTAGTACACAttaaatagcaaagcatttttaatttgatttttaaaaaaaagctcagACTTCACTGAGTGGCAGAGGATTTGTGTCCTGCTTCAGATCTTGCCTGTCTCCTGAAAGGACCTGGATTAGTTAGCTTGTGAGTTCTGATTTACTTTCTTCTACTTTGAACATTCTTCTCTGCACAATAATCGCACAGCAGGAGGAAGAAAGAATTCAGTCCTAAACCAGGCTGCTTCCCCAGGGTTTGGCGTGCACT
The genomic region above belongs to Mobula birostris isolate sMobBir1 chromosome 17, sMobBir1.hap1, whole genome shotgun sequence and contains:
- the rest gene encoding RE1-silencing transcription factor; this encodes MAAQVLEQSSGTGMFSHSNMGISSNEEICDLNYLSKNDLIAAPQLVMLANVALTGDISCYDYQGEDRLMAELKTVDGNLSDNEEELRTGVNDTLQSENINNENQSVPNVVTKSGSETSSQDLSTDSAEVVNQENLADKGKKSKPFRCRPCDYEAESEVEFVHHIKVHSAKKFIVEETAEKQSKSKVPDPLPEEADISKGPIRCDRCGYNTNRYDHYLAHLKHHDKVGENEKVYKCTICTYTTVSEYHWKKHLRNHFPRKVYTCSQCSYFSDRKNNYVQHMRTHTGERPYKCPQCPYSSSQKTHLTRHMRTHSGEKPFKCDQCNYVASNQHEVTRHARQVHNGPKPLTCPHCEYRTADRSNFKKHVELHVNPRQFLCPVCKYAASKKCNLQYHIKSKHLHCTDITIDVSKVKLRTKRLELDAPLAKMGKKMPDKLHLKRSENLDKKTTGKAEKTTAVAKEYSLDTSSKVKTRNHKVFSHKHLSRKRDSDTEKARKIKGTKRRRNLTVEGSLQQEKTEENEAPSEAKRRKIRKAKELNEFEAKRSRIKLDKASHRKNLKSKQVKKKNKKYIKAGEHSTGGGSDKCKKSDQPEQQLIVSKKKKDSSRNSSCSNPSVEATHKKESQNLEPLGDKAKNKTPVCTVTEQNENASNVHSAENASKIVQKIARESQTAFDHPKLEEPMLTETLTVEETPVASTEHGGALVCSSGQVEGAAHTSKTCNYLNNLEPKGMSAENNLISDADQEKDAQVINIELAFEICNSNNSNADQDGVAYQDEGHNGMDDQMKVEDKTNKHILDIQDDQNRLQDDVSKASDALDDQNNHQDSTHKIQNGQRNQDQLQDDGDEDVKNKQEQNKKQKKDVMMEIDEDEGIHSHEGSETSEDSEGSDDSGLNGAKPTPDDKINKRTPEDVNDVPGNFVCIFCDRIFGVKGEFTKHLNRHLVNVYYLEEAAKNQE